Below is a genomic region from Flavobacterium ginsengisoli.
ACATCCCTAATATAGAAATATTAAATGGTGAAAAAGCTAATCCTGGAAGTTTTGAAGGTAAAATAGACGAATTTACTTACGACAACTGGCTTTCAAGTGATGAACGAGTAATAAATATATTTGGCAAACTTGCTGGATATAGAGAATTTGCGCAAAATCAAGCTGGTATAAAAATCTTTAGAAATGGTTTTGCTGTAATCCCATTTGGAATTGATAAAGAGGATTGGTTACGATTAGGAGATGCACAAACAACGGGGCAATCATATTATCAACTAAGACCAGTAAATGTAATTGGTTATTTTGCTATTGATGAAGGAGAGAATCTTAACTTAAAAGACCAAACTGACCGAAAAGGCTTTATTTCTAATGAATATTCTAGAAACTTTTTTGTGCTATCATTTTTTATTAGAGATGAGATAAATAGATATCAAGAATTTATAAGAAGAGCTTATAATGATTTCTTATCTACTTATAAAGTAGAAAATAGTGGTATTAAAACGGTCACTCAGGCTTTTAATGAATTAAAAATTACAAAAGCTAGAGGTGAGGATATTAGAAAGGAATTTATTGAAAGTAAAGACACAGTTTCAAAATTAATTCCACAATTAAAAAACACGGCAAAAGAAATACAGGAAAACCCTCTTTTTAGCACAGAATTAGAAAAGGAAACTGCATTAAAAGTAGGTGAGCTATTAAATGAACTGCTGAAAATACAATCAACTCAAAATAAGTTAGATGAGGTCATCAAAAAAACTGAAAATTTAAATCAAGTTATTGATATTTTAGAGCCTAAAATAGAACTACTAGAAAATCAGCTAGAAAATTTTTCTGAGTTAGCGAGTTTAGGTCTAACAACAGAATCTGTAAGTCATGAATTTGCATCAATTGCAGATAGATTAAGTGAAAAATCAGCATTTTATTCAAGTAAGCTAAGAAGTAAAAACTTAACAGCTTCTGATATAAATGTCTTAATGGAATACATTAATTCAACTGTTAATGGTTTAAAAATTCAATTGAAACATCTTGATCCTGCTTTAAAATATAATAAGGAGAAAAAAAGTATCTTATCTGTGTCAAAATTATTTGAAGAGGAAAAAGAATATTATCTAAACAGATTTAATAAAAATAATATCGATTTTTCAATAATAACTCTAAATGATTTTTTTATTAAGATAAACAAAGGAAAAATCATTCAAATAATTGATAATCTTTTGAATAATTCTGAGTTTTGGCTTATTGAAAAGAAATTAAATGATAAGAATTTTAAAGCTCAAATACAAATTAGAATAGAGAAGCCATGGATATATATATCCGATAATGGTTATGGAATCGCTCCTGCTGTTGAAAATCAACTTTTTGAACCTTTTGTTACTACTAAGCCAAAAGGAAGAGGAAGAGGATTAGGCTTATTTATCGTTCAGCAATTATTAGACTCTTCAGGATGTTCAATTATATTAGAACCTGAAAAAAATGAATTAAACAGGAAATATATTTTTGCTATTAACTTATCAAATATTGTTGAGTAGATATGGAAAATAAAATTATAATAACGGCATCAGGAAACGAGCATATCATAATTCCTCAAGAAGTTCAAGTTGCTAATGATAGTATAATAGTGAATCAGGCTACTTCTGCTATAAGTAATTTTCTCACAAAACTTAAAATAAGTAAAATTATTTATGTTGATGATAAATGCTCAATCAATGAGCTAAAAGCGGATTTCATTGGAAAAGTAGTCACCTTAAAGGCTACAACACCAAATATTGATTTTCTTAATGACTTATGGAAGTTTCCAGACGGAGCATTCGAAAAAAAGATTAGTGAATTATGGGATTCAAAAGGAGATGAAGAGAAAAGAATGTTCTATATTGAAATACTTAAAAACGAAGAAACTTCCGAAGACCTAGAAAATTCATTAGCTCCTTTAAGTTTAAAAAAACATTTAAAAAAGAGAATTGAATTATTATCTCCCAATCAATGGGTTGAACAAAAAGATGCTTTATTAGCTACTGTTAATGATAACAATAAATTATTAATATTATTTGATATTGACTTTGGAAAGTCGCCTTTAGCAGATCAAAGAAACGGGTTGGACTTGGCACAAGAAATTTTACTTGATGATAAAGTTAATGATTTTATTTTTTGTGGTATTTTTTCTCATCTCTTCGATGTTGTTGATGAGAATGACAAAAGAAATGAGTATTGTGTTTCACATGACTTAAAGAAATCTCAGTTCTATACAATTTCTAAGAGGCGTTTTTTAAATGATGTGCATTTACCTGCATTGGCTGAGGGCATTAGAAATGCTTTATTAATTGATAAAGTTGAAGAATTTAAAAAGAGATCATTTGATATACTAAGAAAATCTTTTGATGAGTCGTTAAAAGAAATAAGTTCGTTAACCCCTGAATCATTTAATCATGCGATACAAAAATCTTCAAAGAATGAGGGGGTTTGGGAAGTTGATACTTTGTTTAGATTGTCAAATATAATTACAAAGAATAAAGCTTTGAATACTTTTTCATCAAAAAGAACAAGAGAAGAAATTTATACAATCATCAGTAGTATTAGAGAAATTGAAAATATTAAAACTGGTGGGCAAACTCCATTTGATAAATCACAGATTAAGGATATAAGGGAAAAAGAAATTTATTCTCAAGGAAAAATTATAAATACCATCCACTATCCATTAACTAATGGAGATATATTTAAAATTAAGGATGTTGAATATATTTTATTAACACAACCATGTAATTTAACTTTAAGAAAAGATGGCAGTAGAGCACGAGGTTACAACACTGGTTTTTTAGTGGAACTGGTCAAAAAAACTAGCCAAGATTATTTAGATATGTCATTTGCTCAACGCGCTATATGTGAGAGAATTGAAGATAAGAATGGAATTAATGGAATTGTCAAAATAGCTCAGTTTTCAACATTTAAAACAATAGATTTAAGTATTTTAGATTTGTGTGTATTTAATATTGATGGAGTTTCTAAAATTAAAATTTCAGAAAAAATACCTCAATCGATTATAATACCTGAATCGTGGAAAAAAAGATATAAAAATATTCATAAGTTTTTCGATAACTATACCAATGGTATTTTAGTGTATAATAAATTAAGAACTTCAAAAAAAGATGAATTAAAAAAATTGATTTTTAACTCAAGTTCATTTAGGGATTTAGAAATTGATAATAGTAAGTCATATAACAATAGGACTAAAATACTTGAATTTGATATAAAAAGAGAGTGTAACTATCGTTCTCCTTACTCAGATGATTTATTACAAAAGTTTATGCAATATCTATCTCGCAATGCTTTTGAACATGATTTTAGTAGTGATGGTCATTAATGAATCGAGTAATAATAAAATATTGTTTGAAAAAAGGTATATATTATTATTGTATACCTTTTTTTTAAAATTTAAAAAAAACTCATTTGAAAACTTTAGAAAATAATAAAAAAATCAATTTAGCAGACTATAAAAAGAGCTTATGGGATCTAGACCGTTTCAGAAAAGATTTTATTGAACATTTAATCGATAAAGGAATCTTTAAGTTTGATAATTTAGATGATATTATTTATTTTTCCTTATCATCAATCTCTCCTATCAATAAGAGACTGAAGAATACTGAAAAATCTATTGAAGAGAATGCGGGAGAAGTTTTAGATTATTTTGGATTGAAAAATCTTTTGCGTAGTTCAATTTCAAGGATAGGTAATGATGCTAGTAAAAAAGATATAATTACAAATGAAAAAAAAATCAAACAATCTTATAAGCAAAGATTTTTAGATGACATTTTGAGATTAAAAAATGCACCTAAAATAATTTATGAAAATCTTAAAATTGAAGCCGAAAAGCATCTCCTAAATATTAATTCAAATATTAAGTACTATTCTGGTTTAAAATATATAAAAGATTTTAGAGAAAAGGATAAAAGACCTTCAATGCATATTGAAAGAACATATTTAGATTATTATTTTAGATGTATAGACGAGCAACAAAAGATCATTGATTTTATTTATAAAGATGGATTAAAAAATAGAGCAATTGCAAGGTCTACTTTATTTCCAAAAATTATTCCAATTAGTTTTATCATAGGATTTAATGACTTTCCATATTATTCGTCAGACAAATATTCTAATGGCTATTTTAACCATAATTTAATTAGTAAATCTGCACATAGGTTAGATGAGTTTTCTGACTCTCACGCAGACGAGATGGAAATCCTTTATGAAAAAGACAAGAATAAGTTTTATCGTTTATATTTTAAGATTATAAATAAAGATGAAATTTTTAGAGAAATTGATTATCACCTTGATTTATTGCCATTAACGGAAGATCGAAAAGGAATTATTGAAGAGCTCAAATATTTGTATAATCGTAAAAGATGGGTTAGTTTTTACGGACTTGCGTTGTCGCAAATTGAAGGGATTTTTTCTGAAATGCTTAATTTTATTGATTCTTCTTCTGTAAGTGATAAATCGCTATTCTATAAAGTGGATACTTTAAGAGATTACTATTATTTAAGCACTTATTATTTTGATTATTTTCAATATCACATTCCTCAACTAAGAAATAGATATAGTCATGGCATATTAGATGGTGGCGAAAAAGAAGAATTGAATTCATATGATTTGTTGATTGACATCAAGTTTTTATTAAAGGTTTTTATAAAATTAGAAAGTCCATATATTAATTTAACTAATATAATTTCAAAGAGAGATTATCAAATCTCTACAATTGAAGATATAGTTATGACTTTTGAATTGATAAATGGACTAAAAGCACACCATAAAAAAGAGTTGAAAGATGAAATTGACAAGTTTTACAAAATTCAATTAATTGATAGTAAGCACTTAGAATTTATAATTTATGGTATTAGTGAGGAGTTGAATAGTAAAATTAGTTCGCTAATAGTTGCTTTTGATACTGTGTTTAAAAATAAAATTAGCATCAATAAAAATAATTATAATGAAATTCAACTCTATTTCAAAGATGATAATAATGTTGAAATTTTAAATAATGAAATGTATGTTCATGAGGATAACCTCAAAACTATTCATTTTTACAGTTTATTTTACAAAAACTACCCAAAAAAGATTACATGTATTGAGTCAGAACTTAAAGAACTCATAGATGGAGTACTTAAGCCTGAAATTAATGTGATTAATAAAATTTCTTTTTTATATACTCTATTGAGGCAATAATATTTTTCTAATTTTTACTATTGTATTGTTTGACAAATTAGTAATTGAAGCCAGCTTTCTAACAGAATAATTTTTGTCCTTAATTAATTCTAAATGTGATTCTTTATATTTGGATAAAAATTGCTGGGGTGTTTCAATAGTATTTAATTGTCTGCCTTTATAAATTCCTTTTGCTTTTGCAATTAAAATGCCTTCTCTTTGTCTTTCAATTAAAGATATTTTTTCCATTTCGGCTACATTACTTAAAACATCAGTGATAATCTTGAATATGGAATTAGGTTTGTTTTCGATCATAGAATATAAGCCGATGTTTTCTACATATACGTTTATGTTAAGATTATTTAAAGTGTTAAGTGTTGTTTGAATGTCGTAAGCATTTCTACCTAATCTATCAATTGAATGAACTATTAGTTTGCTAATTTTTTTATTTGATATATCTTTTAATAATTTTATCCCACTAGGACGTTCATTAAAGGGAATTGAACCACTGCACTTATCAATATATTGGATGTGGTTAAAGGTTGATTGTCTATCGATATTTTGTTCAGCTGTACTAACTCGAATATATTTGGCAGTTTTCATGTTTTAGATTTTTATAAATGCAAACATAAGAAATTTGTTTTCATGTATCATTTTTAGAGTGGTTTTTTTTGATACAATTAAAAATGAGTAAATATGTTTAATTCTTAATTCAAAAATGTATTACGATTAGACTATACTTTAAAATTGACAGTAACTCAAAAAAACTAAGCATCTGAATTTGAAACATAAGATATAAAACAGTAATTTATTTAAAATAGGTTCAATTATAGATTTAAGGATTACTGCCCTATCTAATTCTTGAGGTATGAAAATGGCAATATAAAAGTCGAATGATAATCTATAAGATTTTGAAATAAATGTATATTGATTTTAATACAAAGTAAATCAAATGTAAATCAAACTAATTTTCACAAATCATTTACCTAAAATTTGACCAAATATCGGGTTGCATTTTTAAATATTTCCATCAAATTTTAACCGATTTTTATAGCAAAAAAACATGTTTTGCAAACAATTGATTATCAACAATTTCCCTTTACTCCACACATAAGAAGGAAAAGAAAAAAAATGGGTATGGTATTAAGTATATATTTAGGTATTATTTAAGTGTAATTAATTAATACATATTAGAATAAAATTATTCATACTAGCAATACCTACAAAAAACATTTTTTTTTATTATCCTTTAAATTATCAAGTAATAAGCACTCAAAAAAATTCAGCTTGATTTAGTCTTTCTAATTAAAATTTACAAAACCTCAACTGATGAATTTTCTACAAGTGAACCTTACAATATAAAAACAACCTTAAACGCTTTTAGAAAGCTTCTGAGGTATTTATTTTGATTTTTGATACTTGTGCTAATTTTAAACAAAAAAACGCCTTAAAACCAGCCTAAAACTTAGCATATATAGAGTTCGTAATATTAATATCAAAAAACATATATTGAATATCGCTGAACATATTGAATTGTTGATTATTCCGATCATTTTTGGACGGAATAAACAAAACATTAATCTCATAATGGATTTTAATGACTAACCATTTAAAAAGACATTGAATGGTGTAGATTACTATTTTAGAGAAAGTAATAATAACTTACACACAAATGATTCATCATTCATTGTTAACTATAAGTCTAGGTAATTAAGTAAATCGTTAGCCGATTAATTTAAAGGTGTGTATTTGACTACACACCTTTTTTTTAAAATACATAATCAATTCTGTATAAAGCAGTTTAAACTTTTATTACTATTAAATCAAATATTAAAAAATCTGCTATATGTAATTAAGTTTATTATTCAAAATTCTATCATAAGCCCTCGCGGAAAGATTCAATCGTTCCATTGCAGTTTTTAGCAGTTCTTTTGAAGGTTCGTCTAAAACACAAAATTCTCGAATGAGTTTACTGCTCATTTGCGCATTGTAATGAACATTTTCTACCGTTTCAAATCGTTTGGTCTGAATTTCTCTAGCTGCTGTAACTCGTTTGCGAATTTCTACACTGCTTTCTGCTTTTCTTTCATCAGCCAATTTCTCAAAAGGAACAGGAGTAACTTCTATATGAATATCAATTCGATCCAATAATGGTCCAGAAATTTTACTCATATAACGTTGCATTTCCTGTGGAGAAGAAGTATTTGGCACGCTCGGATCGTTAAAGAATCCGCTTGGACTTGGATTCATACTTGCTACCAGCATAAAAGACGAAGGATAAGTAATGGTAAACTTAGCTCTCGAAATAGTTACTTCGCGATCTTCTAACGGCTGACGCATCACTTCTAAAACATCACGTTTAAATTCTGGCAATTCATCTAAAAACAAAACACCATTATGCGCCATCGAAATTTCCCCAGGCTGAGGATAGCTTCCGCCACCAACCAAAGCAACATTAGAAATAGTATGATGTGGACTTCTAAATGGTCTCTGATTCATTAATCCGACTTCCTTTAACTTTCCTGCAACACTATGAATTTTAGTGGTTTCTAAGGCTTCACGCAAAGTCATTGGTGGTAAAATACTCGGAACACGTTTTGCTAACATTGTTTTTCCTGCTCCTGGCGGACCAATTAAAATGATATTATGTCCGCCCGCCGCCGCAATTTCCATACAGCGTTTAATGCTTTCTTGCCCACGCACGTCTGAAAAATCATGCTCGGGAAAATCTAATGTTTTATAAAATTCTGCTCTTGTATCAATAACTGTTGGCTCTAGCGTTCCTTTTCCTTTAAAAAAATCAATTATTTCCTGAAGATTGGAAACTCCATACACATCTAAACCTGCTACAATTGCGCCTTCTTTTACATTTTGAATCGGAAGAAAAAAACCTTTATAGCCTTCTTCTTTCGCTTTTATAGCAATTGGCAATGCTCCGCGAATAGGCTGCAAACTCCCATCGAGAGAAAGTTCTCCCATAATAATATATCGCTCTATTTCTGGAGCTTTAATCTGGTCTGAACCGACTAAAATTCCCATTGCCAAAGTTAGATCATAAGAAGAACCTTCTTTTCTAAGATCAGCAGGTGCCATATTGATTGTGATTTTCTTTCCTGGAAGACTGTAACCATTATTTTTAAGAGCAGCAGACGATTCTATAACTGCTCTCTTTTATGGCATTATCTGGAAGCCCAACCAAATGATAGCCAATTCCTTTATCCATATGAACCTCAACTGTAATTGTTGTGGCCTCGACTCCAAAAACGGCACTTCCGTAAACTTTTACTAACATAATTATCTATTCATTAATTGTTTTTAAAACTAATGAAAAATAATTAATTGTAAATATTTTATTACAAAAAAATAATTTAATTCTAAAAAGGCTGACATAATTTGATTTTTAATCACTTCCACAATACTACTCAACTCCAAACAATTCTGATGTGACCACAATTTGCTCTCAATTTCATTATTCAAAATACAATTTTGGCATTCGATAATTTCATGAGAATATCCTTTTCCTAAAATTGGTAAAGTAAAAGTTGCTTCTTTTTCTTCATTTTTAAATAGAGAATAACCATCGGCAACAAACCATGGCGCATTCAACTCTATTCTTCCTTCTGTTCCAGAAATCACAGCTTTCATATCAGATTCTGAAACTATAGAAGCATGTAAAACTGATTGCCCTGATTCGTATTGCAAAATCATTGAAGTCTGCAAATCAATATCGTTTTTATGTTTAACTGCTTTCGCCAAAATCTCTTTCGGATTCCCTAATATTATATAGGAGAGAAATAAAGGATAAACGCCAATATCAAATAATGCCCCACCTCCTAGTTCTTTATCAAAAAGTCTTTTGTTTTCTTTTTCACTTCCATGAAAGGCAAAATCGGCTTTTATATAATTTACTTTACCGATTGCTCCTTTATTGATTTTTTGCAAAACATCTTGAACTGATGGAATAAATCGAGTCCAAAAAGCTTCCATAAAAAACGTATTGTGCTTTTTGGAAGCTTCAATCATTCTTTCGGCATCTTTGTAAGATAGCGCCATTGGCTTTTCGCATAAAACATGTTTTCCTTTCTCTAACGCTTTTATGGATAATTCGGCATGCGAATTATGAGGAGTTGCGATATACACAATCTCAACTTCTGGATCTTCAAAAAGCAAATCATAAGAATTATACATTCTTAATGCATTGAATTTTCCGCCAAATTCCTCTGCTTTAGAAAAATCTCTAGAAGCAACTGCTGTCAGTTCAGCATTTTCAATCAATAATAAATCTGATGCAAACTGACTTGCAATATTTCCCAATCCTACTATTCCCCACTTAATACTTCTATTTTTCATCCTTAAATTATAATCATCAAAATTGTTAAAATGATTCAAAAAAATCCTTTACAACCAACTATAGACGTTTTTTAAACAACAAATATCTATTATCCTACAAAAAATAGCAATCAATTACCCCAAAAATTATCAAAATTGAGGGTAAGTGAAAAAAAAATGTTGTCAAATTGTAAATTTTAAGTTTGTTTTAAGAAATTCACGCAAAATGATAGGGGTTAAATTTTAAATTTAACAAAAATTAAACATGTAACCCTATTTTTTTAGGGGGTATTAAATGATTTTATACTTTTATAAAAAATTTAAAACTAAATAACTATGCGAAAAATTATTTTAAGTGTGATTCTTATCACGATTTTGGTACTAACCTTTATTTCAAATTTTATTATTGCAGACAACCCAATTCCTGCAGAAGCTGTAAAATTTGATACTGGAGATACTGCCTGGATGATCGTTGCAACTGCTTTTGTATTGTTAATGACACCTGGATTAGGATTTTTCTACGGAGGTATGGTAGGTAAGAAAAACGTAATTAGTACTATGCTTCAAAGTTTTATGGCAATGGTAATTGTTACTATTCTATGGACAGTTGTTGCTTTTGGATTGGCTTTTGGACCAACAATTGGTGGAATTATAGGAAACCCATCTCAGAATTTATTCTTTGCAGGAGTTGGAACTAACACAGCTTGGAGTCTTGCACCAACAATTCCATTTATTTTATTCGCATTATTTCAGGCAAAATTCGCCATCATTACTCCTGCATTAATTACAGGTGCTTTTGCAGAACGTATTCGTTTCTGGGCTTATCTGTTATTCATGGTTTTATTCATTATCTTAATATATGCTCCTCTTGCTCATATGACATGGCACCCTGATGGAGTTTTCTTCAAAATGGGAGTTCTGGACTTCGCCGGAGGAACAGTAGTGCATATGAGCGCTGGATGGGCTGCTTTGGCTGGAGCTATGTTCTTAGGAAAAAGAAAAGTTCAAAAAGTTAATCCTGCTAGAATTACTTATGTATTATTAGGAACAGGTTTACTTTGGTTCGGATGGTTTGGTTTTAACGCTGGATCTGCTTTAGGAGCAAATGGTCTTGCTGCTCAAGCTTTAGGAACAACAACTGTTGCTGCCGCTGCCGCTGCTATGGCTTGGGTTTTCCTTGATAAAATTTTAGGACATAAATTATCTGCTCTAGGAGCTTGTATCGGAGCTGTTGTTGGTCTTGTTGCTATTACACCTGCTGCTGGTTTCGTAAGTATTCCTCACGCAATCTTCATTGGTTTATTCTCTGCAATTGTAAGTAATATCGTAGTAAGCAAATTCCCTAAAGGAAAAATCGATGATGCTCTTGATGTATTTGCTTGTCACGGTGTTGGTGGTATGGTAGGTATGCTTTTAACTGGAGTTTTCGCTTCAAAAGCAGTTAATCCTGCAGTTGGAGATAATCAAGGTTTAATCTTCGGAACTCCAACATTGTTCATTAACCAATTAACTGCTTTAGTGATTGTTTCAATCTTTGCCTTTGTAGCTTCTTACGCTTTATTCTTCATTGTAAACAAAATTACTCCTCTAAGAGTTACTGAAGAAAAAGAAGAACTAGGATTAGACATCTCTCAACACGGAGAATTCTTATAAAAATAAATTCCCTTTCTCACATTACTTGATAAATAAAAAAGCACTCTAAATTTGACTTAGAGTGCTTTTTGCTTTTTGAATTAAAATCAAACCTTTTTATTTTTATATATTACTTTTTTTTTGATTAAAACGAAAGAGAGACAATGAACGAGAAAAAATAAACGAGACATAATATGCATAAAAAGATAATTATTAACCAAGATCTAAAAATCTCAGACTTTGTAATCGATTCATCATCTCCTTTTTCTCGACGTGTCTTTACATTATCTTTACTAGCTAAATACCATAAAAACGCAACTAACGCAAATGCTCCACTTATTATTAAATCTAAAAAAATAGAAAACTTCATTATTTAAAATTAGCAATTCCTTCTTTTAGCCATTCTAAATATTCGTCAGCGTTTACGTAGCTAATTGTCGGTTTAGAAGTATTCATATTTTTTCCTTCCAAATCTGTAATAACATATAAAGGCTGTGTATTGGTTTTATATTTTGAGATCATAAAATCTGTCCATTTATCTCCAACTGTAATAATTTTATCTCCAGCGGCAGTTGTAAATTGCTCTTCTTTTGGCAATTCACGTTTATCATCAACATAAAGAGAAATTAAAACCACATCATTTTTTAGAATTGGTAAAATTGCAGGTTCAGACCAAACGTTATTTTCCATTTTTCTACAGTTTACACAAGCGTACCCTGTAAAATCTAACATGATTGGTTTGTTGATTTGCTTTGCATAAGCTAAACCATCTTCGTAATCGTGGAAAACCATAATTCCGTGCGGACCTAATTCTGCTCCTTCAGGCAAACCTTTTCCTGCTTCTGAAGAAACTGCTCCATTTCCTGATCCTCCAACTCCAAACGGACTTTCACTATATTGCGGAGGAGGCGGGAATGCACTAATTAACTTTAAAGGTGCTCCCCAAAGTCCAGGAATTAAATACATTGTAAATACTAAAGTTAGTAATCCTAAATACAATCGTCCAACAGAAATATGGTGTGTTGGACTATCATGAGGCAATGTAATTTTTCCGAATAAATATAAGGTCAAAGCTCCAAAAATAGCAATCCAGATTGCGATGAAAACTTCTCTTTCTAAGAAATGTAATTGTAAAACCAAATCTGCATTTGATAAGAATTTAAATGCTAATGCTAATTCTAAAAACCCTAAAACAACTTTTACCGTATTTAACCATCCTCCAGATTTTGGTAACGAATTTAACCAACCTGGGAACATGGCAAATAACATAAACGGAAGTGCTAATGCCAATGAAAAACCTAACATTCCAACAATTGGAGCAATTCCTCCGTTTGATGCCGCTTCAACTAATAAAGTTCCAACAATTGGCCCTGTACAAGAAAATGACACAATTGCCAAAGCCAGAGCCATAAATAATATTCCGATTAAACCGCCTTTATCAGCTTGTTGATCTGCTTTGTTTGCCCATGAATTAGGAAGCATGATTTCGAAAGCTCCCAAAAATGAAGTAGCAAAAATGATTAAGATAACGAAGAAAATCAAGTTAAACCAAACATCTGTAGACAAAGCGTTTAAGGCATCTGCACCAAATATTTTAGTTACAATAAGACCTAAAATTACATAAATAGCAATAATAGAAAATCCGTAGATAATCGCATTTCTAATTCCTTTTGCACGGCTTTTACTTTGTTTAGTAAAGAAACTCACTGTCATCGGGATCATCGGGAA
It encodes:
- a CDS encoding sensor histidine kinase, coding for MEENKYHFDVTPHIVKQLGEQLVSDEITALLEIIKNSYDADASYVSIEINTSGQYTKENLIYSDHKGFIVIEDDGCGMDEQTILKSWLTISYSQKRGVNNLKVKSKQGRTPLGEKGLGRLSTQRLANICEIFTSTEKGSGTHIAFDWRDFDEVERLSSVKVIKESYTSSKRGTKLILTDINQPQVWQGQNLEAFKGKLAQIISPYEENKPFEVFISVNNQNIDLIGAQKDLQDLALSRFEFVFTGDNLIISGKTKLEKFIGNKKDDYIDFLVVDNGNKFFNYLKDNKKYNFIKKSKEDNFFIEFSRNFSFTNDIPNIEILNGEKANPGSFEGKIDEFTYDNWLSSDERVINIFGKLAGYREFAQNQAGIKIFRNGFAVIPFGIDKEDWLRLGDAQTTGQSYYQLRPVNVIGYFAIDEGENLNLKDQTDRKGFISNEYSRNFFVLSFFIRDEINRYQEFIRRAYNDFLSTYKVENSGIKTVTQAFNELKITKARGEDIRKEFIESKDTVSKLIPQLKNTAKEIQENPLFSTELEKETALKVGELLNELLKIQSTQNKLDEVIKKTENLNQVIDILEPKIELLENQLENFSELASLGLTTESVSHEFASIADRLSEKSAFYSSKLRSKNLTASDINVLMEYINSTVNGLKIQLKHLDPALKYNKEKKSILSVSKLFEEEKEYYLNRFNKNNIDFSIITLNDFFIKINKGKIIQIIDNLLNNSEFWLIEKKLNDKNFKAQIQIRIEKPWIYISDNGYGIAPAVENQLFEPFVTTKPKGRGRGLGLFIVQQLLDSSGCSIILEPEKNELNRKYIFAINLSNIVE
- a CDS encoding recombinase family protein, encoding MKTAKYIRVSTAEQNIDRQSTFNHIQYIDKCSGSIPFNERPSGIKLLKDISNKKISKLIVHSIDRLGRNAYDIQTTLNTLNNLNINVYVENIGLYSMIENKPNSIFKIITDVLSNVAEMEKISLIERQREGILIAKAKGIYKGRQLNTIETPQQFLSKYKESHLELIKDKNYSVRKLASITNLSNNTIVKIRKILLPQ
- a CDS encoding Gfo/Idh/MocA family protein, which gives rise to MKNRSIKWGIVGLGNIASQFASDLLLIENAELTAVASRDFSKAEEFGGKFNALRMYNSYDLLFEDPEVEIVYIATPHNSHAELSIKALEKGKHVLCEKPMALSYKDAERMIEASKKHNTFFMEAFWTRFIPSVQDVLQKINKGAIGKVNYIKADFAFHGSEKENKRLFDKELGGGALFDIGVYPLFLSYIILGNPKEILAKAVKHKNDIDLQTSMILQYESGQSVLHASIVSESDMKAVISGTEGRIELNAPWFVADGYSLFKNEEKEATFTLPILGKGYSHEIIECQNCILNNEIESKLWSHQNCLELSSIVEVIKNQIMSAFLELNYFFVIKYLQLIIFH
- a CDS encoding ammonium transporter, with the protein product MRKIILSVILITILVLTFISNFIIADNPIPAEAVKFDTGDTAWMIVATAFVLLMTPGLGFFYGGMVGKKNVISTMLQSFMAMVIVTILWTVVAFGLAFGPTIGGIIGNPSQNLFFAGVGTNTAWSLAPTIPFILFALFQAKFAIITPALITGAFAERIRFWAYLLFMVLFIILIYAPLAHMTWHPDGVFFKMGVLDFAGGTVVHMSAGWAALAGAMFLGKRKVQKVNPARITYVLLGTGLLWFGWFGFNAGSALGANGLAAQALGTTTVAAAAAAMAWVFLDKILGHKLSALGACIGAVVGLVAITPAAGFVSIPHAIFIGLFSAIVSNIVVSKFPKGKIDDALDVFACHGVGGMVGMLLTGVFASKAVNPAVGDNQGLIFGTPTLFINQLTALVIVSIFAFVASYALFFIVNKITPLRVTEEKEELGLDISQHGEFL